In the genome of Bacteroidales bacterium, the window CATTGCATTAAGCGGTTGGAGAATTTCATCCTCTGGTCTGTGGTATATGACGAATGATGTTAGCAAAGGCGATTTAGTTGAAACAATCACTACATATTAATTTTTTATTTTAATTATCAGAGTATAAAATCAAATTTTATTTTCGATTTGTTAAAAATATAAATTTGAATTTTTAAAAATTAAAAATTCAAATTTTCACAATAATTTATTATTTTCGCAACCCTTAAATATCAACTCAAACGCATAAAATGAAAGCAAATTTAAACCCAAATCAATTAGTTAGTTTTCTTGATAAAACTCCTAACGACTTTACAAAAAATGATATAATCCGTTTCATTGAAAGCAATGAAATAAAAATGGTGAACTTCAGATATATGGGTGAAGACGGGCGACTTAAAACACTTAATTTTAATATCAACAGCAAAAAACATTTGGATAGTTTATTATCTTCCGGTGAACGTGTTGATGGCTCCAGCCTTTTCTCATATATTGAAGCAGGATCCAGTGATTTATATGTAATACCGCGTTTTAAAACTGCATTTTTAAATCCTTTCACAGAAATACCCTCACTGGATATTCTATGTTCTTATTTTAACAAAGAAGGAAAACCCTTATCCAGTTCCCCTGAATATATTCTTAAAAAAGCTCACCAGACATTGACCGAAAAAACAGGGTTTACTTATGAAACCATGGGGGAATTGGAATATTATGTTATCAGTAAAAATGAAGAATTATATCCTGTAAGCGACCAGCGGGGATACCATGAATCAGCGCCATTTGCAAAATGGGGAACTCTAAGAACAGAAGCGATGCAAGCCATTGCTAAAGCCGGAGGACTTATTAAATATGGTCATTCAGAAGTTGGAAATTTTACGCTCGATAATATTTCTTACGAACAAAACGAGATTGAATTTTTGCCAACCAATGTTGAAGATGCTGCCGACCAGTTGGTAATTGCCAAATGGATTATCCGCATGGTGGCATACAAACATGGAGTTACTATAAGCTTTGCTCCGAAAATTACCGAAGGAAAAGCAGGAAGCGGAATGCATATACATACACGCCTCATGAAAAACGGTAAAAATGTAATGGTTGAAAACGGACAAATATCGGATACTGCTAAAAAAGCGATTGCAGGTTATTTACAGTTGTCTTCTTCACTTACTGCTTTTGGAAACACTATTCCTACTTCATATTTCCGTCTTGTGCCACACCAGGAAGCACCCACAAATATTTGCTGGGGCGACCGCAACCGTTCTGTATTGGTAAGGGTTCCACTTGGCTGGACAGGGAGCTCAAATATGATGAAAATTGCAAACCCATTAGAAACCGGCGAACAGAATGATTATTCAGATAAGCAAACGGTTGAATTCCGCTGTCCCGATGGCTCAGCAGACATATATCTTTTAATGGCAGGACTAACCGTTGCAGCACGTCACGGAATTGAGACTGAAAATGCGTTGGAAATTGCAAAGAAATCATATGTTGATGTAAATATTTTTAAAGATGAACACAAGGAAGTATGTGAAAATCTGGAACAACTTCCTGTTTCATGTTGGGAATCGTCTGAATCGCTGGCGAAACATGCTGATATATATAAAAAATACAATGTTTTTTCTGAAAGAATTATCGAAGGAATGATAACCAAACTTAAAGGTTATAATGATAAAGAACTTCGAAAATCAATAAGCAACAATCCTAAAGAAATCCTTAAGCTTGTTAATCAATACCTGAATTTTGCTTAATGTAAAAGTTATTGATTGATTTCAAGAAATTTTTCTATATCCGGAGTTTTCCCAAAAATAAGAAGTGTATCAGTTTGATACAATATAGTTTTTTGCGGTGTTAATGGAATAACATGTTGTTCATTAACTAAAACTCCATCCTGTTCAGTTTCAAACTCACGTTTTATAGCAACAATATTTAATTTATATTTGGTCATAAAGTCAACATCACTAAAGTTACGGTTGGCAATACGACGGGGAGTTTTTATTTCAACAATTTCATATTGATCGGGAAATTTCAAAACACTTAAAAGACTTGGATTTAATAGTCGTTCAGCAACCAGTATCCCTACTTCATCTTCAGGCGAAAGCACTTCTTTTATTCCAATCTTTTCAAGAATTATTCTTTGTTGTTTGCCTCGTGCACGGGCAATAATTCTTTTTACTTTAAGCTCCAGAAGCACCACGCAGCAAAGCAACAACGATTCAAAATCTTCACCAATGGCAACCACAACGGCATCCATATCCTGAATATTCTGTGCTTTCAATGCTTTTTTATCTGATGCGTCAAGTGTTACCGCATGCGATACATCTTCTGCAACTGCCTGAACATTTTCTTCGTGACTATCAATTGCAAGCACATCACCTCCACTATTTGCAAGGGTAAGAGCAATTGCTTTCCCAAACTGACCCAAGCCAATTACGGCAAATTTATTTTGATGCATCATATACTAAATTTTTGTGCTAAAATAAATGTTTTAAAAATATTAAATAAGAATTTAATAAAATCATTTTCCCATTTTTTCATCAGCTTTTTTCTTTCGGATTAATCTTCTTTCCTTTATTAAAGCACTAATAAAAGGTATGGTGGTTATTACAATAAGAAATATTACAACATAAGGTAAATATGTTTTCATACCGGGAATATAAATTCCGAGGAAATATCCTGAAAGAATCATAATATTCGACCATAGAGCAGCACCGGTAATATTATATTTTATGAATTTACCATAATTCAATTGTACTGCACCTGCAACAATCGGGGCAAAAGTTCGGATAATAGGTAAAAACTCTCCTAATATTATTGCTATACCGCCATGCCTGTCGTAAAAATCTTTAGCCGCACGTAAATGTTTAGGCTTAAAGAAAAAAGATTTTTCTCTTTTGAATATTGCTTTTCCTGCTTTTTTACCAAAAGCATATCCTGTAGTATTTCCTGAAATAACAGCTATACAAACCCCTGAAATAACAAAATAAATAGGAATATTAATGATTCCTGTAGCTGTTAATAGTCCTGTAGTAAATAACAATGAATCACCCGGGAGGAAAAACCCAATAAACAAGCCTGTTTCAGCAAACACTACAAATAAAAGAAACCAAAAACCCCCATATGTAATAATGCTTTCAGGGTTCATTAATTCTTTTAAAAAATTCCAAATATCATTTAGGACTATCATATATTTTACAAATGTGCAAAAATTATTTATAAAAACATACTTTAATTACATTTTATAAATTATTTATTATAAATTACTTACAAAATCAATATGTCAATATGGCTTATAAGTAAAATACAAATACGCCATTATGGCTTATTTATATATAAAATTTCGATTGGTATAAAAATTGAAAAAATCCTTAGAAAAAAAATTAAACTTAATTAATGGAGGACAAATATATGAACTTAGTAAAATGGAATCATCAGCCAGTTGTATTCGATCTTTTTGACGAAATGGAACGTAATTTTTTCTCTCCTTTTAAAGAAGGTG includes:
- a CDS encoding glutamine synthetase family protein — its product is MKANLNPNQLVSFLDKTPNDFTKNDIIRFIESNEIKMVNFRYMGEDGRLKTLNFNINSKKHLDSLLSSGERVDGSSLFSYIEAGSSDLYVIPRFKTAFLNPFTEIPSLDILCSYFNKEGKPLSSSPEYILKKAHQTLTEKTGFTYETMGELEYYVISKNEELYPVSDQRGYHESAPFAKWGTLRTEAMQAIAKAGGLIKYGHSEVGNFTLDNISYEQNEIEFLPTNVEDAADQLVIAKWIIRMVAYKHGVTISFAPKITEGKAGSGMHIHTRLMKNGKNVMVENGQISDTAKKAIAGYLQLSSSLTAFGNTIPTSYFRLVPHQEAPTNICWGDRNRSVLVRVPLGWTGSSNMMKIANPLETGEQNDYSDKQTVEFRCPDGSADIYLLMAGLTVAARHGIETENALEIAKKSYVDVNIFKDEHKEVCENLEQLPVSCWESSESLAKHADIYKKYNVFSERIIEGMITKLKGYNDKELRKSISNNPKEILKLVNQYLNFA
- a CDS encoding TrkA family potassium uptake protein — protein: MMHQNKFAVIGLGQFGKAIALTLANSGGDVLAIDSHEENVQAVAEDVSHAVTLDASDKKALKAQNIQDMDAVVVAIGEDFESLLLCCVVLLELKVKRIIARARGKQQRIILEKIGIKEVLSPEDEVGILVAERLLNPSLLSVLKFPDQYEIVEIKTPRRIANRNFSDVDFMTKYKLNIVAIKREFETEQDGVLVNEQHVIPLTPQKTILYQTDTLLIFGKTPDIEKFLEINQ
- a CDS encoding VTT domain-containing protein, which produces MIVLNDIWNFLKELMNPESIITYGGFWFLLFVVFAETGLFIGFFLPGDSLLFTTGLLTATGIINIPIYFVISGVCIAVISGNTTGYAFGKKAGKAIFKREKSFFFKPKHLRAAKDFYDRHGGIAIILGEFLPIIRTFAPIVAGAVQLNYGKFIKYNITGAALWSNIMILSGYFLGIYIPGMKTYLPYVVIFLIVITTIPFISALIKERRLIRKKKADEKMGK